A single genomic interval of Solimonas sp. K1W22B-7 harbors:
- a CDS encoding phosphoribosyl-ATP diphosphatase, with translation MNPGDVLTQLYATLEARKSADPQGSYIAGLYAKGTDVILKKLGEEAAETIIAAKNPDNGAMVYELADLWFHSLVLMAHKDLPLTALTDELARRFGQSGLAEKAARSK, from the coding sequence ATGAACCCCGGCGACGTATTGACCCAGCTGTATGCCACCCTGGAAGCCCGCAAGTCCGCGGATCCACAGGGTTCGTACATTGCCGGCCTCTACGCCAAGGGCACCGACGTCATCCTCAAGAAGCTCGGCGAGGAAGCGGCGGAAACCATCATCGCGGCCAAGAACCCGGACAACGGCGCCATGGTCTATGAGCTGGCAGACCTGTGGTTCCACAGCCTGGTGCTGATGGCGCACAAGGACCTGCCCCTGACCGCGCTGACCGACGAACTGGCCCGGCGTTTCGGGCAATCCGGGCTGGCCGAGAAGGCCGCCCGCAGCAAATAG
- the tatA gene encoding Sec-independent protein translocase subunit TatA, producing MGSFSIWHWLIVLAIVLVIFGTKKLRNAGGDLGGAIKNFKSAMKEGEEGAAKTPEQLADQQKQNSSTNSEQNKV from the coding sequence ATGGGTTCTTTCAGCATCTGGCACTGGCTCATCGTCCTGGCCATCGTCCTGGTCATCTTCGGCACCAAGAAGCTGCGCAACGCCGGTGGCGATCTCGGCGGCGCGATCAAGAACTTCAAGTCGGCCATGAAGGAAGGCGAGGAGGGCGCAGCCAAGACCCCGGAGCAGCTCGCCGACCAGCAGAAGCAGAACAGCAGCACCAACTCCGAGCAGAACAAGGTCTGA
- the dtd gene encoding D-aminoacyl-tRNA deacylase has translation MIGLLQRVSEASVTVEGQVIGRIGPGLLVLVGVQPDDTEARGERLLERLLGYRVFEDEQGRMNRSLRDTGGGLLMVSQFTLAADTRSGTRAGFSTAAPPDMARDLFAWLVHRARHQHPEVACGRFGADMKVALVNDGPVTFWLES, from the coding sequence ATGATCGGACTGCTGCAGCGCGTCAGCGAGGCCTCGGTCACGGTGGAAGGCCAGGTCATCGGCCGCATCGGCCCGGGCCTGCTGGTGCTGGTCGGGGTGCAGCCCGACGACACCGAGGCCCGTGGCGAACGCCTGCTGGAGCGCCTGCTGGGCTACCGCGTGTTCGAGGACGAACAGGGCCGCATGAACCGCTCGCTGCGCGACACCGGCGGCGGCCTGCTGATGGTCTCGCAGTTCACCCTGGCGGCCGACACCCGCAGCGGCACCCGCGCCGGCTTCTCCACCGCCGCCCCGCCGGACATGGCGCGCGACCTGTTCGCCTGGCTGGTGCACCGCGCCCGCCACCAGCACCCCGAGGTGGCCTGCGGCCGCTTCGGCGCCGACATGAAGGTGGCCCTGGTCAACGACGGGCCAGTCACTTTCTGGCTGGAAAGCTAG
- the hisB gene encoding imidazoleglycerol-phosphate dehydratase HisB, whose product MNARKASVTRDTRETQIRVEVNLDGSGQSRFQTGVPFLDHMLDQVARHGLIDLVVEATGDRHIDDHHTVEDIGITLGQAFDQAVGDKKGIFRYGHSYVPLDEALSRVVVDLSGRPGLEYGIEFPRARIGEFDVDLFREFFQGFVNHAKVTLHIDNLRGRNAHHIIETVFKAFGRALRMAVERDARLGDVMPSTKGSL is encoded by the coding sequence ATGAACGCACGCAAAGCCAGCGTCACGCGCGACACGCGCGAGACCCAGATCCGAGTAGAAGTGAACCTCGACGGGAGCGGCCAGTCCCGCTTCCAGACCGGCGTTCCCTTCCTGGATCACATGCTCGACCAGGTCGCCCGCCACGGGCTGATCGACCTCGTCGTGGAAGCCACCGGCGACCGGCACATCGACGATCACCACACCGTCGAGGACATCGGCATCACCCTCGGCCAGGCCTTCGACCAGGCGGTGGGCGACAAGAAGGGCATCTTCCGCTACGGCCACTCCTACGTCCCGCTGGACGAGGCGCTGTCGCGCGTGGTGGTGGACCTGTCGGGCCGCCCGGGCCTGGAATACGGCATCGAGTTCCCGCGCGCGCGCATCGGCGAGTTCGACGTGGACCTGTTCCGCGAGTTCTTCCAGGGCTTCGTCAACCACGCCAAGGTGACGCTGCACATCGACAACCTGCGCGGCCGCAACGCGCACCACATCATCGAGACCGTGTTCAAGGCTTTCGGCCGCGCCCTGCGCATGGCCGTGGAGCGCGACGCGCGTCTGGGCGACGTGATGCCGTCCACCAAGGGCAGTCTGTAA
- the hisH gene encoding imidazole glycerol phosphate synthase subunit HisH, whose translation MASVGIIDYGMGNLHSLGKALERVAGGTRVVTSYDPEVLLKCDRLVLPGVGGVRECMRELQRLELNQMVIEAARRKPMLGICLGMQVMLEWSDENGGVPALGLFTGKVTRFPDPPEDGGIDRLKVPHMGWNRVRQTRKHPLWEGIPDDTWFYFVHSYHAEPANPDHVLGTTDYTKTFASALARDNLVAFQFHPEKSQNAGMTLLANFVQWDP comes from the coding sequence ATGGCGTCCGTCGGCATCATCGATTACGGCATGGGCAACCTGCACTCGCTCGGCAAGGCGCTGGAGCGCGTCGCCGGCGGGACCCGCGTGGTCACCAGCTATGACCCGGAAGTGCTGCTCAAGTGCGACCGCCTGGTGCTGCCCGGCGTCGGCGGCGTGCGCGAATGCATGCGCGAGTTGCAGCGCCTGGAACTGAACCAGATGGTGATCGAGGCGGCGCGCAGGAAGCCGATGCTCGGCATCTGCCTGGGCATGCAGGTGATGCTGGAGTGGAGCGACGAAAACGGCGGCGTCCCGGCCCTGGGCCTGTTCACCGGCAAGGTCACGCGCTTCCCCGACCCCCCGGAAGACGGCGGCATCGACCGCCTGAAAGTCCCCCATATGGGCTGGAACCGCGTGCGCCAGACGCGCAAGCACCCGCTCTGGGAAGGCATCCCGGACGACACCTGGTTCTATTTCGTGCACAGCTACCATGCGGAACCGGCCAACCCGGACCACGTGCTGGGCACGACCGACTACACCAAGACCTTTGCCTCCGCCCTGGCGCGAGACAACCTGGTCGCTTTCCAGTTTCATCCGGAGAAGTCCCAGAACGCCGGAATGACGCTGCTGGCCAACTTTGTTCAATGGGATCCCTGA
- a CDS encoding lysophospholipid acyltransferase family protein, protein MKSVIRLLLQALGRLPLPLLHATGAALGTLLWWLPNDLKAITLLHLRRCLPELDEPQRRRLARESLRQSMQAVLEAPAIWFGPEARLRRWIDVPALRDQIQEASRQGAIILCPHIGSWELAGMFCAAHGGIASLYKPQKGVIDELILEGRSRLGATLVPTSAAGVRALLQELKGGGKIGVLPDHDPPAGSGVFAPLFGIPAHTTVLVSKLAGRIGLPVWFCYAERMPRGRGFRFHLRQAPEGVADAAQGPAALNQGIESVIRHLPEQYWWSYKRYRRRPPGGENLYAGL, encoded by the coding sequence ATGAAATCAGTGATCCGACTGCTCCTGCAAGCCCTGGGGCGGCTGCCCTTGCCCCTGCTGCATGCCACCGGCGCGGCCCTGGGCACCCTGCTCTGGTGGCTGCCCAACGACCTCAAGGCGATCACCCTGCTGCACCTGCGGCGCTGTCTGCCGGAACTGGACGAGCCGCAGCGCCGGCGCCTGGCGCGGGAGAGCCTGCGCCAGTCGATGCAGGCGGTGCTGGAGGCCCCGGCGATCTGGTTCGGCCCCGAGGCGCGGCTGCGCCGCTGGATCGACGTGCCGGCCCTGCGCGATCAGATCCAGGAGGCCTCGCGCCAGGGCGCCATCATCCTCTGTCCTCACATCGGCTCCTGGGAGCTGGCCGGCATGTTCTGCGCGGCCCATGGCGGCATCGCCTCGCTCTACAAGCCGCAGAAGGGCGTGATCGACGAGCTGATCCTGGAGGGCCGCAGCCGCCTGGGCGCCACCCTGGTGCCGACCAGCGCCGCCGGTGTCCGGGCCCTGCTGCAGGAGCTCAAGGGCGGCGGCAAGATCGGCGTGCTGCCCGACCACGATCCTCCGGCGGGTTCGGGGGTGTTCGCGCCGCTGTTCGGCATCCCCGCCCACACCACCGTGCTGGTGTCCAAGCTGGCGGGGCGCATCGGCCTGCCGGTGTGGTTCTGTTACGCCGAACGCATGCCGCGGGGCCGCGGTTTCCGCTTCCACCTGCGCCAGGCGCCGGAAGGGGTGGCGGACGCCGCCCAGGGCCCCGCCGCGCTCAACCAGGGCATCGAGTCGGTGATCCGGCACTTGCCGGAACAGTACTGGTGGAGCTACAAACGCTACCGCCGCCGGCCTCCCGGGGGCGAGAACCTCTACGCCGGCCTCTAG
- a CDS encoding ABC transporter permease has translation MINIFRIAANETRRIFVSPLAWVVLAGLQFIFGGVYWLSLLDFRNNDGSMGADFGVTDYLISGTLVGFPLVLMLLVMPMMTMRSFAEERKTGTITLLFSAPVSLTEVVLGKFLGVISFVLAIILMLAAMSFVLMPPTGYQLDLGRIAASFLGLFLMLAAFASAGLFVSSLTREPVVSAVLSLVLVLALWLVQIPSSYDGMPFKELWAYLSLMTHFDSLRRGVFDSADVAYYLLFSTLFLWLTVQRLDLERN, from the coding sequence ATGATCAACATCTTCAGGATCGCGGCGAATGAAACGCGCCGCATTTTCGTATCGCCGCTGGCCTGGGTCGTGCTGGCCGGGCTGCAGTTCATCTTCGGCGGCGTGTACTGGCTGTCGCTGCTCGACTTCCGCAACAACGACGGCAGCATGGGCGCCGACTTCGGCGTCACCGACTACCTGATCTCCGGAACGCTGGTGGGCTTTCCCCTGGTACTGATGCTGCTGGTGATGCCGATGATGACCATGCGGTCGTTCGCCGAGGAGCGCAAGACCGGCACGATCACCCTGCTGTTCTCCGCGCCGGTCAGTCTCACCGAAGTGGTGCTGGGCAAGTTCCTGGGCGTGATCAGCTTTGTGCTGGCGATCATCCTGATGCTGGCGGCGATGAGCTTCGTGCTGATGCCGCCGACCGGCTACCAGCTCGATCTCGGCCGCATCGCGGCCAGCTTCCTCGGCCTGTTCCTGATGCTGGCCGCATTCGCTTCCGCGGGGCTGTTCGTCTCCTCGCTGACGCGCGAGCCGGTGGTGTCGGCGGTGTTGTCGCTGGTGCTGGTGCTGGCCCTGTGGCTGGTGCAGATCCCCTCGTCCTACGACGGGATGCCCTTCAAGGAGCTGTGGGCCTACCTGTCCCTCATGACCCACTTCGATAGCCTGCGCCGCGGCGTGTTCGACAGCGCCGATGTCGCCTACTACCTGCTGTTCAGCACGCTGTTCCTCTGGCTGACCGTCCAGCGCCTCGACCTGGAACGCAACTAG
- the hisF gene encoding imidazole glycerol phosphate synthase subunit HisF: MLAKRIIPCLDIDRGRVVKGIKFEDVQDAGDPVEVARKYDAQGADELVFLDITASVDDRPTLFQTVEAVARQIYIPLTVGGGVRSCADVRALLSAGADKVSINTSAVENPDFVTEAGDRYGVQCIVVAIDAKRVSKKKEPPRWEVFTHGGRRATGLDAIEWAKTMVRKGAGELLVTSIDRDGTKSGYDNELLRAISAAVSVPLIASGGVGDLEHLHQGFVAGGADAVLAASIFHQGTYTVGEAKKYLADKGVRVRV; the protein is encoded by the coding sequence ATGCTCGCGAAACGCATCATTCCCTGCCTCGATATCGACCGCGGGCGCGTGGTCAAGGGCATCAAGTTCGAGGACGTGCAGGACGCCGGCGACCCGGTCGAAGTGGCACGCAAGTACGACGCCCAGGGCGCCGACGAACTGGTGTTCCTCGACATCACCGCCAGCGTCGACGACCGCCCCACCCTGTTCCAGACCGTGGAAGCGGTGGCGCGCCAGATCTACATCCCCCTGACCGTGGGCGGCGGCGTGCGCAGCTGCGCCGACGTGCGCGCCCTGCTGTCGGCCGGCGCCGACAAGGTCAGCATCAACACCTCCGCGGTCGAAAACCCGGACTTCGTCACCGAGGCCGGCGACCGCTACGGCGTGCAGTGCATCGTCGTGGCGATCGATGCCAAGCGCGTCAGCAAGAAGAAGGAACCGCCGCGCTGGGAGGTCTTCACCCATGGCGGCCGCCGCGCCACCGGCCTGGACGCCATCGAGTGGGCCAAGACCATGGTGCGCAAGGGCGCCGGTGAACTGCTGGTCACCAGCATCGACCGCGACGGCACCAAGAGCGGTTACGACAACGAACTGCTGCGCGCCATCTCCGCCGCCGTCAGCGTGCCGCTGATCGCCTCCGGCGGCGTCGGCGACCTGGAACACCTCCACCAGGGCTTCGTCGCCGGCGGCGCCGACGCCGTGCTGGCCGCCAGCATCTTCCACCAGGGCACCTACACCGTGGGCGAAGCCAAGAAGTATCTGGCAGACAAGGGCGTCAGGGTTCGCGTCTAG
- a CDS encoding ABC transporter ATP-binding protein yields MESEVLIEARALARSYGRTLAVSGLDLTLRKGEILGLLGPNGAGKSTTMKMLTGNLAPSSGEVLIGGKSLREDAKAAKRSLGYLPEQPPVYPELTVDEYLDYCAGLHGIARRARGEAVASARRDCGLTEVGSRLIGNLSKGYQQRVGLAQAIIHRPPVIVLDEPTVGLDPIQIREIRALIATLARNHSVILSSHILPEIQAVCSRVMIINRGRVVYSEPVAAAKSAGFSSIAATFRQLPDARTLETLAGVRRVLVLGEGRYRIECDASADPREAIVKAAVEGGWGLLELRAEAQTLEEIFVELVLRGDAAAEKDVA; encoded by the coding sequence ATGGAAAGCGAAGTCCTCATCGAGGCGCGCGCGCTGGCGCGAAGCTACGGCCGCACGCTGGCCGTCAGCGGCCTCGACCTGACCCTGCGCAAGGGGGAGATACTCGGTCTGCTCGGCCCCAACGGTGCCGGCAAGTCCACCACCATGAAGATGCTGACCGGCAACCTCGCGCCCTCCTCGGGCGAGGTGCTGATCGGCGGCAAGTCGCTGCGCGAGGACGCCAAGGCGGCCAAGCGCTCGCTCGGCTACCTGCCGGAGCAGCCGCCGGTCTACCCCGAGCTGACCGTGGACGAGTACCTGGATTACTGCGCCGGCCTGCACGGCATCGCGCGCCGCGCCCGCGGCGAGGCGGTGGCCTCGGCCCGGCGCGACTGCGGCCTCACCGAGGTGGGCAGCCGCCTGATCGGCAACCTGTCCAAGGGCTACCAGCAGCGCGTGGGCCTGGCGCAGGCGATCATCCATCGCCCGCCGGTGATCGTGCTCGACGAGCCTACCGTGGGGCTGGACCCGATCCAGATCCGCGAGATCCGCGCCCTGATCGCGACGCTGGCGCGCAATCATTCGGTGATCCTGTCCTCGCACATCCTGCCGGAGATCCAGGCGGTGTGTTCGCGCGTGATGATCATCAACCGCGGCCGCGTGGTGTACAGCGAGCCGGTGGCCGCCGCGAAGTCCGCCGGCTTCTCCTCCATCGCCGCCACGTTCCGCCAGCTGCCCGACGCGCGCACGCTGGAAACGCTGGCCGGGGTGCGCCGCGTGCTGGTGCTGGGCGAGGGACGCTACCGCATCGAGTGCGACGCTTCCGCCGATCCGCGCGAGGCCATCGTCAAGGCCGCCGTGGAGGGGGGCTGGGGCCTGCTGGAGTTGCGCGCGGAAGCGCAGACGCTGGAAGAAATCTTCGTGGAACTGGTGCTGCGCGGCGATGCCGCCGCCGAGAAGGACGTCGCATGA
- a CDS encoding DUF4340 domain-containing protein: protein MKRTHLNLALLVAVGGLGAAAYFGQKKEEPVVPLTALAADALTRIAVEHPGQPKLLLEKQGGEWKLLEPVKADTDPFEVSALTSLATLTAKRKLPLAEVKLPELGLQPPAYRITLNDVALDFGGIEQIEARRYILSGGAVALVDDPPSAALDADYSDLVAKALVPEKAEIAKIELPTGVSVVRGADGKSWVAAPLQADISIDAAQKLANAWKDARAMWMAAEPLAGSQGQAVKVTLQDGRVLRFVIAERDPQLVIANPELKVRYTLSKVLDSELFELHKAATAPPAGVPKLPRPSDLPS, encoded by the coding sequence ATGAAACGCACGCATCTCAACCTGGCCCTGCTGGTCGCCGTCGGCGGTCTCGGCGCGGCGGCGTATTTCGGCCAGAAGAAGGAAGAACCGGTAGTGCCGCTGACCGCGCTGGCCGCCGACGCGCTGACCCGCATCGCGGTGGAGCATCCGGGCCAGCCGAAGCTGCTGCTGGAGAAGCAGGGCGGCGAGTGGAAGCTGCTGGAGCCGGTGAAAGCCGACACCGATCCCTTCGAGGTCTCGGCCTTGACCAGCCTCGCCACGCTGACGGCCAAGCGCAAGCTGCCGCTGGCGGAGGTGAAGCTGCCCGAGCTGGGCCTGCAGCCGCCGGCCTACCGCATCACGCTCAACGACGTGGCCCTGGACTTCGGCGGCATCGAGCAGATCGAGGCACGGCGCTACATCCTCAGCGGCGGCGCGGTGGCCCTGGTGGACGACCCGCCCAGCGCCGCGCTGGACGCCGATTACTCCGACCTGGTCGCCAAGGCCCTGGTGCCGGAGAAGGCCGAGATCGCGAAGATCGAGTTGCCCACCGGCGTCAGCGTCGTGCGCGGTGCCGACGGCAAGAGCTGGGTGGCAGCGCCGCTGCAGGCCGATATCAGCATCGACGCGGCGCAGAAGCTGGCCAATGCCTGGAAGGATGCGCGCGCCATGTGGATGGCGGCCGAGCCGCTCGCGGGCTCGCAGGGCCAGGCGGTGAAAGTGACGCTGCAGGATGGCCGCGTGCTGCGCTTCGTGATTGCCGAGCGCGATCCGCAGCTGGTGATCGCCAACCCGGAGCTGAAAGTGCGCTACACGCTGTCCAAGGTGCTGGACAGCGAGCTGTTCGAGCTGCACAAGGCAGCCACTGCGCCGCCGGCCGGCGTGCCGAAGCTGCCCAGGCCGTCCGACCTGCCGTCCTGA
- the tatC gene encoding twin-arginine translocase subunit TatC: protein MTEQIEGPQDTEQPLIAHLLELRQRLMHALIGVLVVILPLIFVAKDIYALLARPMLKSLSPGATMIATEVASPFFTPIKFAAVLGFVLAMPWVLWQIWGFVAPGLYKNERRLVAPLMASSTLLFYSGIAFAYFLVLPTVFHFTVNAAPEGVTVMTDISKYLDFVLTIFVAFGLAFETPVALVLLVKTGFVTPKQLTDNREYVLVGAFVLGAIFTPPDVISQLMLAIPVYLLFEVGIVAARIMVPGTKEVDAQREAQKQAGE, encoded by the coding sequence ATGACCGAGCAGATAGAAGGCCCCCAGGACACCGAACAGCCGCTGATCGCACACCTGCTGGAGCTGCGCCAGCGGCTGATGCATGCGCTTATCGGCGTGCTGGTCGTGATCCTGCCGCTGATCTTCGTTGCCAAGGACATCTACGCCCTGCTGGCGCGCCCGATGCTGAAGTCGCTGTCGCCGGGCGCGACGATGATCGCTACCGAAGTGGCCTCGCCGTTCTTCACCCCGATCAAGTTCGCCGCCGTGCTGGGCTTCGTGCTGGCGATGCCCTGGGTGCTGTGGCAGATCTGGGGTTTCGTCGCCCCCGGCCTGTACAAGAACGAGCGCCGCCTGGTGGCGCCGCTGATGGCCTCCAGCACCCTGCTGTTCTACTCCGGCATCGCCTTCGCCTACTTCCTGGTGCTGCCCACGGTATTCCACTTCACCGTCAACGCCGCGCCGGAAGGCGTCACGGTGATGACCGACATCAGCAAATACCTGGACTTCGTGCTGACGATCTTCGTCGCCTTCGGCCTGGCCTTCGAGACACCGGTGGCGCTGGTGCTGCTGGTCAAGACCGGCTTCGTCACGCCCAAGCAGCTCACCGACAACCGCGAGTACGTGCTGGTCGGGGCCTTCGTCCTCGGCGCGATCTTCACCCCGCCCGACGTGATCTCGCAGCTGATGCTGGCGATCCCGGTCTACCTGCTGTTCGAGGTGGGCATCGTCGCGGCACGCATCATGGTGCCGGGGACCAAAGAGGTCGATGCGCAGCGTGAGGCGCAAAAGCAGGCCGGCGAGTAG
- a CDS encoding GldG family protein — translation MTRKQILIQQLISGVLFVAAIGLLGWLSYRYKTEFDWTSGNRNSLTEASLKQLGAMPGPITFTLFAPSGNDVRRDVEADLGRYRRAKSDIKLEFVDPSANPQKVKDYKVSSVGEIVIEYQGRRESLRSTTEPSITTALQRLAYGGEQWVVFLEGHGERALDDQENPETMAHFAQLLRDKGLKVRGLNLVKETRVPDNTSVLVVASPQKQPLAGEAQMLKEYVEKGGNLLWLADPEQPAGIDPLAQALGIAWQNGMVIMPEYQVVGSPHPGFFAAVGYPQSPVTQGFDQITLFPFARSVVGNPTTGWTLAPVLITSEAAWLETGDVAGGKVALDDGDVRGPLTVGLALTREHKAADGKVAPQRAIVVGDADFLSNAYLGEVGNQQLGLNMVQWLASRDAQLNINVPSAPDTALVLSDMAANAIGAFFSLLLPLALLAWGLTRWIIRRRR, via the coding sequence ATGACCAGAAAGCAAATCCTGATTCAGCAACTCATCAGCGGCGTCCTGTTCGTCGCCGCCATCGGCCTGCTCGGCTGGCTGTCCTACCGCTACAAGACCGAGTTCGACTGGACCTCCGGCAACCGCAACTCGCTGACCGAAGCCAGCCTCAAGCAGCTCGGGGCGATGCCGGGGCCGATCACGTTCACGCTGTTCGCCCCCTCGGGCAACGACGTGCGCCGCGACGTGGAGGCCGACCTGGGCCGTTACCGGCGCGCCAAGTCCGACATCAAGCTGGAGTTCGTCGATCCTTCGGCCAATCCGCAGAAGGTCAAGGACTACAAGGTTTCCTCGGTCGGCGAGATCGTCATCGAGTACCAGGGGCGCCGCGAAAGCCTGCGGTCCACGACGGAGCCGTCCATCACCACCGCCCTGCAGCGCCTCGCCTACGGCGGCGAGCAGTGGGTGGTGTTCCTCGAGGGACACGGCGAACGTGCCCTGGACGATCAGGAAAACCCGGAGACCATGGCGCACTTCGCGCAGCTGCTGCGCGACAAGGGCCTGAAGGTGCGCGGGCTCAACCTGGTCAAGGAAACCCGCGTTCCCGACAACACCAGCGTGCTGGTGGTCGCCTCGCCGCAGAAGCAGCCCCTGGCCGGCGAAGCACAGATGCTGAAGGAGTACGTCGAGAAGGGCGGCAACCTGCTGTGGCTCGCGGACCCGGAGCAGCCCGCCGGCATCGACCCCCTGGCGCAGGCGCTGGGCATTGCCTGGCAGAACGGCATGGTCATCATGCCGGAGTACCAGGTGGTGGGCAGCCCGCACCCCGGCTTCTTCGCCGCGGTGGGCTATCCGCAGAGCCCGGTGACCCAGGGCTTTGACCAGATCACGCTGTTCCCCTTCGCCCGCTCGGTGGTGGGCAATCCGACCACGGGCTGGACACTGGCCCCGGTGCTGATCACCTCCGAGGCGGCCTGGCTCGAAACCGGCGATGTCGCCGGCGGCAAGGTCGCGCTCGACGACGGCGACGTTCGCGGGCCGCTGACGGTCGGCCTGGCGCTGACGCGCGAGCACAAGGCGGCCGACGGCAAGGTTGCGCCGCAGCGGGCGATCGTCGTCGGCGACGCCGACTTCCTCTCCAATGCGTACCTGGGAGAAGTGGGCAACCAGCAGCTGGGCCTCAACATGGTGCAATGGCTGGCCTCGCGCGACGCCCAGCTCAACATCAACGTGCCGAGCGCCCCGGACACCGCGCTGGTGCTGTCGGACATGGCGGCGAACGCGATCGGTGCCTTCTTCTCCCTGCTGCTGCCGCTGGCACTGCTGGCCTGGGGCCTGACGCGCTGGATCATCCGCCGCCGCCGCTGA
- the hisA gene encoding 1-(5-phosphoribosyl)-5-[(5-phosphoribosylamino)methylideneamino]imidazole-4-carboxamide isomerase — MLLIPAIDLKGGKCVRLRQGRMDDVTVFSDDPVAMAQRWVDEGAERLHLVDLDGAIKGEPVNIKVVEQIAAAISIPVQIGGGIRDEETVQRYLNAGVQYVIIGTKAVNTPHFLHDLCLEFPRHIIVGLDAKDGRVALNGWTKITGHDVIETAVHCERDGVEAIIYTDIGRDGMMQGFNAQATRNLAAAIKTPVFASGGVSTIDDIHRLKEIEGEGVAGAIIGRALYEGTLKLADAVKVARG, encoded by the coding sequence ATGCTGTTGATTCCTGCGATTGATCTCAAGGGCGGCAAGTGCGTGCGTTTGCGCCAGGGCCGAATGGACGACGTCACCGTCTTCTCCGATGACCCTGTGGCCATGGCCCAGCGTTGGGTCGACGAAGGCGCCGAGCGCCTGCATCTCGTCGACCTCGACGGCGCCATCAAGGGCGAGCCGGTCAACATCAAGGTGGTGGAGCAGATCGCCGCGGCGATCAGCATCCCCGTCCAGATCGGCGGCGGCATCCGCGACGAGGAAACCGTGCAGCGCTACCTCAACGCCGGCGTGCAGTACGTGATCATCGGCACCAAGGCCGTGAACACGCCGCACTTCCTGCACGACCTCTGCCTGGAGTTCCCGCGCCACATCATCGTGGGGCTGGACGCCAAGGACGGCCGCGTCGCGCTCAACGGCTGGACCAAGATCACCGGCCATGACGTCATCGAGACCGCGGTGCACTGCGAGCGCGACGGCGTCGAGGCGATCATCTACACCGACATCGGCCGCGACGGCATGATGCAGGGCTTCAACGCCCAGGCCACCCGCAACCTCGCCGCAGCGATCAAGACCCCGGTCTTCGCCAGCGGCGGCGTCAGCACCATCGACGACATCCACCGCCTCAAGGAGATCGAGGGCGAGGGTGTCGCCGGCGCCATCATCGGCCGCGCGCTCTACGAGGGCACGCTCAAGCTCGCGGACGCCGTCAAGGTTGCCCGCGGCTAA
- the tatB gene encoding Sec-independent protein translocase protein TatB, translated as MFDVGFSELLVCFIVALVVLGPERLPKLARTLGRWSGQAKVYMRNLTTELDRETRLMELKKQVEEAQKLLSEQAQEAKASVGKLLKDGQDTKDEVEKLLKDGQESKAELEKLAKDSDPRP; from the coding sequence ATGTTTGACGTCGGCTTTTCCGAGCTGCTGGTCTGCTTCATCGTCGCCCTGGTGGTGCTCGGCCCCGAGCGCCTGCCCAAGCTCGCCCGCACCCTCGGCCGCTGGAGCGGCCAGGCCAAGGTCTACATGCGCAATCTCACCACCGAACTGGACCGTGAGACGCGCCTGATGGAGCTCAAGAAGCAGGTCGAGGAAGCGCAGAAGCTGCTGTCCGAGCAGGCCCAGGAAGCCAAGGCCAGCGTCGGCAAGCTGCTCAAGGACGGCCAGGACACCAAGGACGAGGTCGAGAAGCTGCTCAAGGATGGCCAGGAGTCCAAGGCCGAGCTCGAGAAGCTGGCCAAGGACAGCGATCCGCGGCCATGA